One genomic window of Vibrio mangrovi includes the following:
- a CDS encoding serine kinase → MSSVNAVRHRLDLQFERTVKNMDDIVTNLDNPSIDDIYAFNAAMKKNATASWAMNQEIQVKHNLAKAIINEIR, encoded by the coding sequence ATGTCTTCAGTGAATGCCGTTCGTCACCGTCTGGACTTGCAGTTTGAGCGAACCGTTAAGAACATGGATGATATCGTGACCAATCTGGACAACCCGTCGATTGATGACATCTACGCTTTCAATGCCGCGATGAAAAAGAATGCAACCGCAAGCTGGGCAATGAATCAGGAGATTCAGGTCAAACATAACCTTGCTAAAGCGATCATCAATGAAATCCGCTGA
- the sctR gene encoding type III secretion system export apparatus subunit SctR codes for MNLGQIDPMLFALFLGGLSLLPILLIVCSAFLKISMVLLITRNAMGVQQVPPNMAIYGIALAATFFVMAPVVKDIGERVKETPPDFSSLETMQTSVNHLVGPLQQFMVRNTNPDVLIHIMDNTANLWPKEMAQKVTKDDLMVVIPSFMLSELKAGLQIGFLIYIPFIVIDLIVSNLLLALGMQMVSPMTISLPLKILLFILVDGWERLLNGLFYSYM; via the coding sequence ATGAATCTGGGACAGATCGATCCAATGCTGTTTGCCCTCTTCCTCGGAGGGCTTTCTCTGCTGCCAATTCTATTGATTGTCTGTAGTGCTTTTCTGAAAATTTCGATGGTACTGCTCATTACCCGAAACGCAATGGGTGTTCAGCAGGTGCCGCCAAACATGGCGATTTATGGTATTGCCCTTGCAGCAACATTTTTTGTCATGGCTCCGGTAGTCAAAGATATCGGTGAACGCGTCAAAGAGACACCACCCGACTTCAGCTCTCTGGAAACTATGCAAACCAGCGTGAACCATCTGGTCGGCCCGCTACAACAGTTCATGGTGCGCAATACCAATCCGGATGTGTTGATTCACATTATGGATAACACCGCAAATCTCTGGCCGAAAGAGATGGCTCAGAAAGTGACCAAAGATGATCTGATGGTTGTGATCCCGTCATTTATGTTATCGGAGCTCAAAGCCGGGTTGCAGATTGGCTTTCTGATCTACATTCCGTTTATCGTGATTGATCTCATCGTTTCGAACCTGTTGCTGGCTCTGGGGATGCAGATGGTTTCTCCAATGACAATCTCACTTCCGCTGAAAATTCTGCTGTTCATTCTGGTCGATGGCTGGGAAAGACTGCTTAATGGCCTGTTTTATTCGTATATGTAA
- a CDS encoding FliM/FliN family flagellar motor switch protein, translated as MTHQMPNYLRQLRPVSSHEMYAANRLGRGMYTQCQTTAGESVRLTLRRSLSTPSSEGWISIRTGIGIIHLESEYAESLLNLFSSAHFVSPEQSKPEEEAWYTALYNHHLYPDFRHLFAKIEPVSSQPESVAQYELVWQQGVNTGTIQLNLDERTLEQLLDRVVWQPCSTLDLSELRFTTSVSLGQLQLTKKTLRQLSSGDVLIPTTPHFSVTGEGSLTIASRNLQLRYHSQGTQPAYLVTHLEKAHPEDTTMYDEYAQTDHTFPEENESYSAEMYAGENYADDDDSRESEISGYQREEVTVAGNTADLSDTPVTLKLQAGQITMSLKELSQIHVGSVLVATGEAAGHATLYHGHHPIARGELVEVEGRLGIQLTSVSLTSQSASSSQSTLSSQRTLPSQNAQPIQEG; from the coding sequence ATGACGCATCAAATGCCTAACTATTTACGCCAACTACGTCCTGTGAGTTCACATGAGATGTATGCCGCGAATCGGCTGGGACGGGGAATGTACACCCAATGTCAGACAACTGCCGGAGAGTCTGTCCGTCTGACGTTGCGACGTTCTTTATCAACACCCAGCTCCGAAGGCTGGATAAGTATCCGGACCGGCATCGGGATCATTCATCTGGAGTCTGAATATGCCGAATCTCTGCTGAATCTATTTTCATCCGCACACTTTGTATCACCAGAGCAGAGTAAACCGGAGGAAGAAGCCTGGTATACCGCGCTGTATAATCATCACTTGTATCCGGATTTCAGACACCTGTTCGCCAAGATCGAACCGGTATCATCTCAGCCAGAATCCGTCGCTCAGTACGAACTGGTATGGCAACAGGGTGTGAATACCGGAACGATCCAACTGAATCTAGATGAAAGAACTCTCGAACAGCTTTTGGATCGTGTCGTCTGGCAGCCCTGCTCAACGCTCGATCTATCAGAACTCCGTTTCACCACATCCGTCAGCCTCGGTCAGTTACAACTCACAAAAAAGACCTTACGTCAGCTCTCTTCCGGAGATGTCCTGATCCCAACGACACCGCATTTTTCAGTCACCGGAGAAGGCTCACTGACAATCGCCAGCCGAAATTTACAACTCCGTTATCATTCACAGGGAACTCAACCTGCTTATCTGGTCACTCATCTGGAAAAAGCTCATCCGGAAGATACGACTATGTACGATGAATATGCTCAGACTGACCATACATTCCCTGAAGAAAATGAAAGTTATTCAGCAGAGATGTATGCCGGAGAAAATTACGCAGACGATGACGACTCCAGAGAAAGCGAAATATCAGGTTACCAGAGAGAAGAGGTTACCGTAGCCGGTAATACAGCTGATTTATCCGATACACCGGTCACATTAAAACTTCAGGCTGGTCAGATCACCATGAGTCTGAAAGAACTCTCCCAGATTCATGTCGGCAGTGTGTTGGTCGCCACCGGAGAAGCTGCCGGACATGCGACACTCTATCACGGACATCATCCGATCGCCCGGGGAGAACTTGTCGAAGTTGAAGGACGCCTGGGCATTCAGTTGACCTCGGTTTCTTTAACATCTCAAAGTGCCTCATCATCTCAAAGTACATTATCATCACAAAGAACCTTGCCATCCCAAAATGCTCAACCGATACAAGAGGGTTGA
- the sctU gene encoding type III secretion system export apparatus subunit SctU, translating into MSEKTEKPTPKKLKDSRKKGQVGQSQDVPKLLIAAVIIEVVLSMVETGMGNLQNIVAAPLALMNQPFLYAAKATAIQCLTIALSMIIIVLALAVIMRLIGAWIQFGFLFAPEALKVDFNKLNPFNQLKNMFSGKKLFELFNSVVKAITLGLIIYMLISEALSTLIKLPQTDLNTSWHGLILIFTKIERTCLMVLLVIAGIDFGMQKYFHIKSLRMSKDDIKNEHKNSEGDPHTKSHRRSEARRLATEDGPPPQQKPDLGDADALVVNPTHFAVGLYYRAEETPLPRIVCKGMDDNALDLIAQAKAKNIPVIRFIWLARTLYKEEAGHYIPRKTLRYVAKIYQVIRELDENAVHDEVLHIPDLENL; encoded by the coding sequence ATGAGTGAAAAAACAGAAAAACCCACCCCCAAGAAACTGAAAGACTCCCGCAAAAAAGGCCAGGTCGGCCAAAGTCAGGATGTCCCGAAGCTCTTGATTGCTGCGGTCATCATCGAAGTTGTTCTCTCGATGGTCGAAACCGGTATGGGCAATTTGCAGAATATTGTCGCTGCACCTCTTGCGCTCATGAATCAGCCTTTTCTGTATGCAGCCAAGGCAACGGCAATTCAATGTCTGACAATTGCACTTTCTATGATCATCATTGTTCTGGCTCTTGCAGTCATCATGCGTTTGATTGGTGCCTGGATACAGTTCGGTTTTCTGTTCGCTCCGGAAGCACTGAAAGTAGACTTCAATAAATTGAACCCTTTCAATCAGCTGAAGAACATGTTTTCCGGTAAAAAACTGTTCGAGTTATTCAATAGTGTTGTAAAAGCAATCACGCTGGGGCTGATCATTTACATGTTAATCTCCGAGGCGCTAAGCACACTGATTAAGCTGCCTCAGACCGATCTCAACACCTCCTGGCATGGTTTAATTCTTATCTTCACCAAAATCGAAAGAACCTGTCTGATGGTGCTGTTAGTTATCGCCGGAATCGACTTTGGTATGCAAAAATATTTCCATATCAAAAGTCTCAGAATGAGTAAGGACGATATCAAAAACGAGCATAAAAACTCTGAAGGAGATCCACATACCAAAAGTCATCGCCGTTCCGAAGCCAGAAGGCTGGCAACGGAAGACGGACCGCCGCCACAACAGAAGCCAGATCTGGGTGATGCTGATGCTCTGGTGGTAAACCCGACTCACTTTGCAGTTGGGTTATACTACCGTGCAGAAGAAACTCCCCTGCCCCGGATTGTTTGTAAAGGGATGGACGACAATGCGTTGGATCTCATTGCTCAGGCTAAAGCGAAAAACATTCCGGTCATTCGCTTTATCTGGCTGGCGCGAACGCTATATAAAGAAGAAGCAGGCCACTACATTCCCCGGAAGACTTTACGCTACGTCGCCAAAATATATCAGGTCATCAGAGAGCTGGATGAGAATGCCGTCCATGATGAAGTGCTGCATATCCCTGACTTAGAGAACTTATAA
- a CDS encoding T3SS effector HopA1 family protein, whose product MPQNIRHTPTFSSVEALRQSDVNPLVFALKGKINVGGQTYSVKLQTSGEFQVKRDDEHKPGFFQSASELLSHRLSDGHISSRSSRIAEVLNKKPSPLKAGYHAPQPPQIQPFRTPGRKTETPAADVPAFATPPRVKKQQASDIASSSNTKHSSSSAQVKSSLLAVTKEAGAAYKKLPSRDSSDIETTLSDNCPKNLKPLNEQQTRHMVHTMDKVCQHYEGRLSIRSQFTDVSPVKIPYSQTARAPHSAGSDSNIRIERLDQKFPEDKAPSRITINVKPEYAAQLGKVISHVVSRNPHTAGKVIAPTSQGQRTESAIIYMHPDYKKAKEMIGRIKELMPPEAFVNHHTIGMHPVETGFNYAELSDIDNEEARGSYCRSRAIVIDEAIRNKKSGSLEQKMTDTFSAHGYHKENPAFLATSQLPED is encoded by the coding sequence ATGCCACAGAATATTCGCCATACACCAACCTTTTCCAGTGTGGAGGCGCTCAGACAGTCTGATGTCAATCCCCTGGTATTTGCATTAAAGGGTAAGATCAATGTTGGCGGTCAGACTTATAGTGTAAAACTGCAGACCTCTGGTGAATTTCAGGTAAAACGGGATGATGAACACAAACCGGGGTTCTTTCAGTCAGCTTCGGAATTGTTAAGTCACCGGTTATCGGATGGTCATATATCTTCTCGTAGCTCCCGAATTGCAGAAGTACTGAATAAGAAGCCATCACCACTCAAAGCTGGTTATCATGCACCACAACCACCTCAGATTCAGCCTTTCCGGACACCGGGGCGGAAAACTGAAACGCCGGCAGCAGATGTCCCGGCCTTTGCAACTCCGCCCCGGGTGAAAAAACAGCAAGCGTCAGATATTGCCAGTTCAAGTAACACCAAGCATTCATCCTCCTCCGCACAGGTAAAAAGCTCGTTGCTGGCGGTAACAAAAGAAGCCGGTGCAGCCTATAAGAAGCTTCCTTCCAGAGATAGCAGTGATATTGAAACCACACTCTCTGATAATTGCCCGAAAAACCTGAAGCCGTTGAACGAACAACAAACCAGACATATGGTGCATACCATGGATAAAGTATGCCAGCATTATGAAGGTCGGCTTTCAATACGATCGCAGTTCACCGATGTGTCCCCGGTAAAAATTCCTTATAGCCAGACAGCCCGGGCGCCTCATAGTGCAGGTTCTGACTCAAATATCCGGATTGAGCGATTAGATCAGAAATTCCCGGAAGATAAAGCACCGTCTCGTATTACCATCAATGTTAAGCCCGAATACGCGGCTCAGTTAGGGAAAGTTATCTCTCACGTTGTTTCCCGCAATCCTCACACCGCAGGAAAAGTGATTGCACCGACATCTCAGGGACAACGGACAGAATCAGCGATCATTTATATGCATCCGGACTATAAGAAGGCCAAAGAAATGATCGGCAGAATAAAAGAACTGATGCCGCCGGAAGCATTCGTCAATCACCACACCATAGGGATGCATCCGGTCGAAACCGGATTCAACTATGCTGAGCTATCCGATATTGATAATGAAGAGGCCAGAGGAAGCTACTGCCGCTCCCGTGCTATCGTCATTGATGAAGCGATCCGGAATAAGAAGTCCGGTTCGCTGGAACAGAAAATGACCGATACTTTTTCCGCCCATGGCTATCATAAAGAAAACCCGGCATTTCTGGCGACATCTCAGTTGCCGGAGGATTAA
- the sctS gene encoding type III secretion system export apparatus subunit SctS: MDTLTLFQQGMILVVMLSAPPLLVAVLVGVIVSLLQALLQVQDQTLPFAIKLVAVSMTLALTGRWIGVELIQFSGQMFNSIALTGH, from the coding sequence ATGGATACGCTGACTCTGTTTCAACAAGGAATGATACTGGTTGTCATGCTTTCCGCTCCTCCGTTACTGGTGGCAGTGCTTGTCGGTGTTATCGTTTCTCTGTTACAGGCACTGTTGCAGGTACAGGATCAGACGCTACCGTTTGCCATCAAACTGGTTGCCGTTTCAATGACTCTGGCTCTGACAGGACGCTGGATTGGTGTCGAACTGATTCAGTTCTCCGGCCAGATGTTCAATTCCATTGCACTGACGGGACACTGA
- the sctT gene encoding type III secretion system export apparatus subunit SctT — translation MPFQGIYHLTDWILAITLAMARLYPCLLLIPVFSFHELKGMLRYAIVVIMALLVSPGIHSALPQDHSWATLFALYFKEALLGTLIGILLSIPFWLFESVGALFDNQRGALMGGQLNPSLGQDFTPLGFLFKQTLIVMIITSGSFLALLQVIWDSYLIWPPTEWLPVLQPDAPDVYLKLLSDTFHDMMLYASPLVGLLLFIEFGMALLSLYSPQLQVFILSMPMKCLAGLMFLILYMPTLFYLAGERNLQWLNFSTTFRLLFSVP, via the coding sequence ATGCCATTTCAGGGGATATATCATTTAACGGACTGGATACTGGCGATCACTCTGGCAATGGCCCGTCTGTATCCCTGTCTCTTATTAATCCCCGTGTTCTCCTTTCATGAACTAAAAGGAATGTTACGCTACGCTATTGTTGTCATCATGGCGTTACTGGTCTCGCCCGGAATTCATAGTGCACTTCCTCAGGATCATTCATGGGCCACATTATTTGCTCTGTATTTTAAAGAGGCTTTACTTGGTACGTTAATCGGTATTCTGCTCTCGATTCCATTCTGGCTATTCGAATCCGTCGGTGCTTTGTTCGATAACCAAAGAGGAGCTCTGATGGGCGGTCAGCTAAACCCGAGTCTCGGTCAGGATTTCACACCACTGGGATTTCTGTTTAAACAAACGCTGATCGTTATGATCATCACCTCCGGTAGTTTTCTGGCACTACTTCAGGTGATCTGGGACAGCTATCTGATCTGGCCGCCAACCGAATGGTTGCCTGTACTTCAGCCAGATGCTCCGGATGTCTATCTCAAACTTCTGTCCGACACATTTCATGACATGATGCTTTACGCTTCTCCTCTGGTCGGGTTGCTGCTGTTTATTGAATTCGGTATGGCGCTATTGAGCCTGTATAGTCCCCAACTCCAGGTGTTCATTCTTTCTATGCCGATGAAATGTCTGGCCGGACTAATGTTTCTGATTCTCTATATGCCGACATTGTTTTATCTGGCCGGAGAAAGAAATCTGCAATGGCTGAACTTCTCCACAACCTTCCGCCTTTTATTTTCAGTCCCATAG
- a CDS encoding RNA polymerase sigma factor encodes MQNVNSISNTISPKPVAINIEALYQSQNERLRRFIQKRIWHKEDAEEVLQLTYLEAMRCKEKFNGGSKPETWLFGIAVNLTRNYFKQHYGQTHLEEMTDSIVCDLQAEVEENPAILVEHERMLVKTVEAMDSLPEDTQSILQMIVDGDYSYQDTATQIGVPIGTIRSRLSRARQVLKRYLD; translated from the coding sequence ATGCAAAACGTCAATTCGATATCTAATACGATTTCTCCAAAACCAGTTGCGATAAATATCGAGGCTTTATACCAAAGCCAGAATGAACGGCTTAGACGCTTTATCCAAAAAAGAATCTGGCATAAAGAAGATGCTGAAGAAGTATTACAACTAACCTATCTGGAAGCGATGCGTTGTAAAGAAAAATTCAATGGCGGCTCAAAACCCGAAACCTGGTTATTTGGTATTGCCGTAAACCTCACCAGAAACTATTTCAAACAGCATTATGGACAAACTCATCTGGAAGAAATGACCGATTCAATTGTCTGTGATCTTCAGGCTGAAGTTGAAGAAAATCCGGCAATTCTTGTTGAGCATGAACGGATGCTGGTCAAAACAGTCGAAGCAATGGACAGCCTTCCTGAAGATACTCAATCAATTCTGCAAATGATTGTAGATGGCGATTACAGCTATCAGGATACGGCAACCCAAATTGGTGTACCGATCGGAACCATCCGTTCACGTCTGTCCCGGGCACGTCAGGTACTCAAACGTTATCTGGACTAA
- a CDS encoding HEPN domain-containing protein → MSAPNPSELACTLLVCTNYLPKSHNIEKLSKLCAQIDPKFADIFPMDNKFHRRSFRRLQRAYIDARYSEHYEITEEELDYLEMEVQRLRDLTAKVCGEWIGQ, encoded by the coding sequence TTGAGCGCACCAAACCCATCAGAGCTGGCTTGTACTTTACTCGTCTGTACCAACTATTTACCCAAATCCCACAATATTGAAAAACTAAGTAAGCTCTGTGCGCAAATTGATCCCAAATTTGCTGATATCTTCCCGATGGATAACAAGTTCCATCGCCGTAGCTTCCGCCGTCTGCAACGAGCTTATATCGATGCCCGCTATTCGGAGCACTACGAAATCACAGAAGAAGAACTGGATTATCTGGAAATGGAAGTGCAGCGATTACGGGATTTAACGGCAAAGGTTTGTGGTGAATGGATAGGTCAATAA
- a CDS encoding type III secretion system chaperone, giving the protein MTPHQLKANQLIQHFGQTINASLSLKDGVCALFDTNHQETAIVEVPDFSDNIIFHCSLLKLPPEVTPQAMRKMLLLNFEISAMQGCWLAIDENDQLCLCHVLPLDKTNEQHFTDTLVGFIEQVKDVRAFTTDLLRETVQH; this is encoded by the coding sequence ATGACCCCACATCAACTCAAAGCCAATCAGCTCATCCAGCATTTTGGCCAGACAATAAACGCATCACTTTCTCTCAAAGATGGTGTCTGTGCTCTGTTTGATACCAACCATCAGGAAACGGCGATTGTCGAAGTTCCCGATTTCAGTGATAACATCATTTTCCATTGTTCTTTACTCAAACTTCCTCCGGAAGTGACTCCGCAGGCAATGCGAAAAATGCTCCTGCTTAACTTTGAGATCAGTGCAATGCAAGGCTGCTGGCTCGCAATCGATGAAAATGATCAACTGTGCCTCTGTCACGTACTACCACTGGATAAGACTAATGAACAACACTTTACTGATACCTTAGTCGGGTTCATTGAACAGGTAAAAGATGTCCGGGCATTCACGACAGACCTGTTACGAGAAACAGTACAACACTAA